In the genome of Streptomyces pactum, one region contains:
- a CDS encoding ABC transporter substrate-binding protein, with protein MRKGIRIAIGCAVVAAVGAGGLTLMSSSEEEAEPIRVGAVEVVTGLDPAGVYDSGSWSLFSNVYQSLMTFRPGSLQPVPDAASSCGFEGNGLTTYVCTLRDDVSFSDGREMTAQDVKFSFDRIRAIKDDQGPHTLLSTLKKVRTEGDRKVVFELSTPDATFPYKIATGAGSIVDSKTYPADRLRTDDKVSGSGPYVLAAYKKGESAELRPNDKYRGAAGTGGPVNLRYFTSAAAVSSAWKKKEVDVVSGGMPPKELADINPADPDTKVVESAAANARTLVLDQMAKDSPVKEKAVRRALAAVLDRDAISRDVYARTVDPLYSLIPQGVNGHKTPFHDSYPKPDPDRAREMLTEAGLTEPVKLTIGHAKGTMNEAEAKLIQRQLNATGLFEVKLRGSDFAVFQENISAHAFDAFLISWVADYPDPDTFTTPLVGPDPVWRNGYKSKQIQSLIERTQEEPKRERTAEDFRTVQQIVADDVPIIPLWQQKDYVLSSNEVSGTEYLSDGTNLWRLWRLNRI; from the coding sequence ATGCGCAAGGGAATACGGATCGCCATCGGGTGTGCCGTCGTGGCGGCGGTCGGAGCAGGCGGTCTGACACTCATGTCCTCCTCCGAGGAGGAGGCCGAACCGATCAGGGTCGGTGCCGTCGAGGTGGTGACCGGGCTCGACCCGGCCGGTGTCTACGACAGCGGCTCGTGGTCGCTGTTCAGCAACGTCTACCAGTCACTGATGACCTTCCGCCCGGGGTCCCTGCAGCCGGTTCCGGACGCCGCGTCCTCCTGCGGCTTCGAGGGCAACGGGCTGACCACGTACGTCTGCACGCTCCGCGACGACGTGAGCTTCTCCGACGGCCGGGAGATGACCGCCCAGGACGTGAAGTTCTCCTTCGACCGCATCCGGGCCATCAAGGACGACCAGGGCCCGCACACCCTGCTCAGCACCCTGAAGAAGGTCCGTACCGAGGGCGACCGGAAGGTCGTCTTCGAACTCTCCACCCCGGACGCCACCTTCCCGTACAAGATCGCCACCGGTGCCGGGTCGATCGTGGACAGCAAGACCTACCCCGCCGACCGGCTGCGCACCGACGACAAGGTCAGCGGCTCCGGCCCGTACGTCCTGGCGGCGTACAAGAAGGGCGAGTCGGCCGAGCTGCGCCCCAACGACAAGTACCGGGGCGCGGCCGGCACCGGCGGCCCGGTGAACCTCCGCTACTTCACCTCCGCCGCCGCGGTCAGCAGCGCGTGGAAGAAGAAGGAGGTGGACGTGGTCAGCGGCGGCATGCCGCCCAAGGAGCTGGCGGACATCAACCCGGCGGACCCGGACACCAAGGTCGTGGAGAGCGCCGCGGCGAACGCCCGTACCCTCGTGCTGGACCAGATGGCCAAGGACAGCCCGGTCAAGGAGAAGGCGGTCCGGCGGGCGCTGGCCGCCGTGCTCGACCGGGACGCCATCTCCCGGGACGTGTACGCCCGCACCGTGGACCCGCTGTACTCGCTCATCCCCCAGGGGGTGAACGGCCACAAGACCCCGTTCCACGACAGCTACCCCAAGCCGGACCCCGACCGGGCCCGCGAGATGCTCACCGAGGCCGGGCTGACCGAACCGGTGAAGCTCACCATCGGACACGCCAAGGGCACCATGAACGAGGCCGAGGCGAAGCTGATCCAGCGCCAGCTGAACGCCACCGGGCTGTTCGAGGTGAAGCTGCGGGGCAGCGACTTCGCGGTCTTCCAGGAGAACATCAGCGCCCACGCCTTCGACGCGTTCCTGATCAGCTGGGTGGCCGACTACCCCGACCCGGACACCTTCACCACGCCGCTGGTGGGCCCGGACCCGGTCTGGCGGAACGGCTACAAGAGCAAGCAGATCCAGAGCCTGATCGAGCGGACGCAGGAGGAGCCCAAGCGGGAGCGGACCGCGGAGGACTTCCGCACCGTCCAGCAGATCGTCGCCGACGACGTGCCGATCATCCCGCTGTGGCAGCAGAAGGACTACGTGCTGAGCAGCAACGAGGTCTCCGGCACGGAGTACCTGTCGGACGGCACCAACCTGTGGCGGCTCTGGCGGCTCAACCGCATCTGA
- a CDS encoding SCO4848 family membrane protein encodes MLHTRKGAPGTPARSLPVVTSRPVAWFLLAFGVWSWFIWITFVKNLWQDGSGLAFDDAGDPTGYFWVHLLLAITSFLLGTAIGVIGLRALRALGRNDHPAPHVE; translated from the coding sequence ATGCTCCACACCCGTAAGGGCGCCCCCGGCACCCCCGCCCGTTCCCTCCCGGTCGTGACCAGCCGCCCGGTGGCCTGGTTCCTGCTCGCTTTCGGGGTGTGGAGCTGGTTCATCTGGATCACCTTCGTCAAGAACCTCTGGCAGGACGGCAGCGGGCTCGCCTTCGACGACGCCGGGGACCCCACCGGGTACTTCTGGGTGCACCTGCTGCTCGCGATCACCTCGTTTCTCCTGGGGACGGCCATCGGAGTGATCGGGTTGCGCGCGCTGCGGGCCCTCGGGCGGAACGATCACCCCGCCCCGCACGTCGAGTAG
- the trpS gene encoding tryptophan--tRNA ligase, translating to MALDQPVTHQHPQGNGTAAPSRPRALSGIQPTAGSFHLGNYLGAIRQYVALQESHDAFYMVVDLHAITVPQDPATLRENTRVAAAQLLAAGLDPDRCTLFVQSHVPEHAQLGWVMNCLTGFGEASRMTQFKDKSARHGADRTTVGLFTYPVLQVADILLYQANHVPVGEDQRQHVELTRDLAERFNGRFGDTFAIPDAYIVKETGKIYDLQDPTIKMSKSASTPKGIINLLDEPKVSAKKIKSAVTDTGTEIRFDEENKPGVSNLLTIYATLTGTTIAELEAKYQGKGYGALKTDLAEVMAEWVAPFRDRTREYLDDPAMLDKVLAQGAEKARAVAGETLALAYDKIGFLPAKR from the coding sequence ATGGCCCTTGACCAGCCCGTCACCCACCAGCACCCGCAGGGGAACGGCACCGCCGCGCCGTCCCGGCCCCGCGCGCTCTCCGGCATCCAGCCGACCGCGGGCTCCTTCCACCTCGGGAACTACCTCGGTGCCATCCGGCAGTACGTCGCCCTGCAGGAGAGCCACGACGCCTTCTACATGGTCGTGGACCTGCACGCGATCACCGTGCCGCAGGACCCGGCGACCCTGCGCGAGAACACCAGGGTCGCGGCGGCCCAGCTGCTGGCGGCCGGGCTGGACCCGGACCGCTGCACGCTGTTCGTCCAGAGCCACGTGCCCGAGCACGCGCAGCTCGGCTGGGTGATGAACTGCCTGACGGGCTTCGGCGAGGCGTCCCGGATGACCCAGTTCAAGGACAAGTCCGCCCGGCACGGCGCGGACCGCACCACCGTGGGCCTGTTCACCTACCCGGTGCTCCAGGTCGCCGACATCCTGCTCTACCAGGCCAACCACGTGCCGGTGGGCGAGGACCAGCGGCAGCACGTGGAGCTCACCCGCGACCTCGCGGAGCGCTTCAACGGCCGCTTCGGCGACACCTTCGCCATCCCGGACGCGTACATCGTCAAGGAGACCGGGAAGATCTACGACCTCCAGGACCCGACGATCAAGATGAGCAAGTCGGCGTCCACGCCGAAGGGCATCATCAACCTGCTCGACGAGCCCAAGGTCTCCGCCAAGAAGATCAAGAGCGCGGTCACCGACACCGGGACCGAGATCCGCTTCGACGAGGAGAACAAGCCGGGCGTCAGCAACCTGCTGACCATCTACGCCACGCTCACCGGCACCACCATCGCGGAGCTGGAGGCGAAGTACCAGGGCAAGGGGTACGGTGCGCTGAAGACCGACCTCGCCGAGGTGATGGCCGAGTGGGTGGCCCCGTTCCGCGACCGGACCCGGGAATACCTGGACGACCCCGCGATGCTGGACAAGGTTCTGGCCCAGGGCGCCGAGAAGGCCCGCGCGGTCGCCGGGGAGACGCTGGCGCTCGCCTACGACAAGATCGGCTTCCTGCCGGCGAAGCGCTGA
- the sdhA gene encoding succinate dehydrogenase flavoprotein subunit, protein MKIHKYDTVIVGAGGAGMRAAIEATKRSRTAVLTKLYPTRSHTGAAQGGMAAALANVEEDNWEWHTFDTVKGGDYLVDQDAAEILAKEAIDSVLDLEKMGLPFNRTPDGTIDQRRFGGHSRNHGEAPVRRSCYAADRTGHMILQTLYQNCVKEGVEFFNEFYVLDQLITEVDGVKKSAGVVAYELATGELHIFQAKAVIYASGGCGKFFKVTSNAHTLTGDGQAAVFRRGLPLEDMEFFQFHPTGIWRMGILLTEGARGEGGILRNKDGERFMEKYAPVMKDLASRDVVSRSIYTEIREGRGCGPEGDHVYLDLTHLPPEQLDAKLPDITEFARTYLGIEPYTDPIPIQPTAHYAMGGIPTNVEGEVLADNTTVVPGLYAAGEVACVSVHGANRLGTNSLLDINVFGRRAGIAAAEYASKADYVELPEDPAALVREQVERLRESTGNERVAELRRELQETMDANVMVFRTEQTIKTAVEKIGELRERYKNVSVQDKGKRFNTDLLEAIELGNLLDLAEVMAVSALARKESRGGHYREDFPNRDDVNFMRHTMAYREVGADGSESIRLDYKPVVQTRYQPMERKY, encoded by the coding sequence ATGAAGATCCACAAGTACGACACCGTCATCGTCGGAGCCGGCGGCGCCGGCATGCGCGCCGCCATCGAGGCGACGAAGCGCAGCCGCACCGCGGTGCTGACCAAGCTCTACCCGACCCGCTCCCACACCGGCGCCGCCCAGGGCGGCATGGCCGCGGCCCTCGCCAACGTCGAGGAGGACAACTGGGAGTGGCACACCTTCGACACGGTCAAGGGCGGTGACTACCTGGTCGACCAGGACGCCGCCGAGATCCTGGCGAAGGAGGCCATCGACTCCGTCCTGGACCTGGAGAAGATGGGCCTGCCGTTCAACCGGACCCCGGACGGCACCATCGACCAGCGCCGCTTCGGCGGCCACAGCCGCAACCACGGCGAGGCCCCGGTCCGCCGGTCCTGCTACGCCGCGGACCGCACCGGCCACATGATCCTCCAGACGCTGTACCAGAACTGCGTCAAGGAGGGCGTGGAGTTCTTCAACGAGTTCTACGTCCTGGACCAGCTGATCACCGAGGTGGACGGCGTCAAGAAGTCCGCCGGTGTGGTCGCCTACGAGCTGGCCACCGGCGAGCTGCACATCTTCCAGGCCAAGGCGGTCATCTACGCCTCCGGCGGCTGCGGCAAGTTCTTCAAGGTCACCTCCAACGCGCACACCCTCACCGGGGACGGCCAGGCCGCCGTCTTCCGCCGGGGCCTGCCGCTGGAGGACATGGAGTTCTTCCAGTTCCACCCGACCGGCATCTGGCGCATGGGCATCCTGCTCACCGAGGGCGCCCGCGGTGAGGGCGGCATCCTCCGCAACAAGGACGGCGAGCGCTTCATGGAGAAGTACGCGCCGGTCATGAAGGACCTCGCCTCCCGCGACGTCGTCTCGCGCTCCATCTACACCGAGATCCGCGAGGGCCGGGGCTGCGGTCCCGAGGGCGACCACGTCTACCTCGACCTCACCCACCTGCCGCCGGAGCAGCTGGACGCCAAGCTGCCGGACATCACCGAGTTCGCGCGGACCTACCTGGGCATCGAGCCGTACACCGACCCGATCCCGATCCAGCCGACCGCGCACTACGCGATGGGCGGCATCCCGACCAACGTCGAGGGCGAGGTGCTGGCCGACAACACCACGGTGGTGCCGGGCCTGTACGCCGCCGGCGAGGTCGCCTGCGTGTCGGTGCACGGCGCCAACCGCCTGGGCACCAACTCGCTGCTGGACATCAACGTCTTCGGGCGCCGGGCCGGCATCGCCGCCGCCGAGTACGCCTCCAAGGCCGACTACGTCGAGCTGCCCGAGGACCCGGCGGCCCTGGTCCGCGAGCAGGTGGAGCGGCTGCGCGAGTCCACCGGCAACGAGCGGGTGGCCGAGCTCCGCCGCGAGCTGCAGGAGACCATGGACGCCAACGTCATGGTGTTCCGCACCGAGCAGACCATCAAGACCGCGGTCGAGAAGATCGGCGAGCTGCGCGAGCGCTACAAGAACGTGTCCGTCCAGGACAAGGGCAAGCGGTTCAACACCGACCTGCTGGAGGCCATCGAGCTGGGCAACCTGCTCGACCTCGCGGAGGTCATGGCGGTGTCCGCCCTCGCCCGCAAGGAATCGCGCGGTGGTCACTACCGCGAGGACTTCCCCAACCGCGACGACGTCAACTTCATGCGGCACACCATGGCGTACCGCGAGGTGGGCGCGGACGGCTCGGAGTCCATCCGGCTCGATTACAAGCCGGTCGTCCAGACCCGCTACCAGCCGATGGAGCGCAAGTACTGA
- a CDS encoding 2'-5' RNA ligase family protein → MGTVTLGVSISVPEPYGSFLQERRAGFGDPAAHGIPTHVTLLPPTEVEAARVPAVESYLATVAAAGRPFLMRLRGTDTFRPLSPVVYVRVVEGAEECTALQARVREASGPCARELQFPYHPHVTVAHGISEEAMDRAQRELRDFEAAWTIGGFALYEQGADGVWRLDREYPFGAGGGAAGVPRQTNLARPPAPSV, encoded by the coding sequence GTGGGGACCGTGACGCTCGGCGTTTCGATTTCGGTCCCGGAGCCGTACGGCAGCTTCCTTCAGGAGCGGCGCGCCGGCTTCGGGGACCCCGCCGCACACGGCATTCCCACGCACGTCACCCTGCTGCCGCCCACCGAGGTGGAGGCGGCGAGGGTGCCCGCCGTGGAGAGCTACCTCGCCACGGTGGCGGCGGCCGGCCGGCCCTTCCTGATGCGGCTGCGCGGCACCGACACCTTCCGCCCGCTCTCCCCGGTGGTCTACGTCCGGGTCGTCGAGGGCGCCGAGGAGTGCACCGCGCTCCAGGCGCGGGTCCGCGAGGCGTCCGGACCGTGCGCCCGGGAGCTGCAGTTCCCGTACCACCCGCACGTGACCGTGGCGCACGGCATCTCCGAGGAGGCGATGGACCGGGCGCAGCGGGAGCTGCGGGACTTCGAGGCCGCCTGGACCATCGGCGGGTTCGCGCTCTACGAGCAGGGCGCGGACGGCGTCTGGCGGCTGGACCGTGAATACCCTTTCGGGGCCGGGGGCGGCGCGGCCGGCGTCCCGCGGCAGACGAACCTGGCCCGGCCGCCGGCCCCCTCGGTCTGA
- the rocD gene encoding ornithine--oxo-acid transaminase, translating into MTSTERAIAAAEAHSAHNYHPLPVVVATAEGAWMTDVEGNRYLDMLAGYSALNFGHGNRRLIDAAKAQLERVTLTSRAFHHDRFADFCTQLAELCGMEMVLPMNTGAEAVETAVKTARKWGYRVKGVPDGKAKIVVADNNFHGRTTTVVSFSTDPEARADFGPYTPGFEIVPYGDLAALEAALDEHTVAVLLEPIQGEAGVLVPPPGYLAGVREATRARNILFIADEIQAGLGRTGRTFACEHEDVVPDMYVLGKALGGGVVPVSAVVSTREVLGVYRPGEHGSTFGGNPLACAVALEVIAMLRTGEYQRRAAELGDHLHRELNLLAGGGAVRAVRGRGLWAGVDIDPAHGTGREVSRRLMDRRVLVKDTHGSTIRIAPPLVITKEDLDWGLEQLRQVLAG; encoded by the coding sequence GTGACGTCAACGGAACGGGCGATCGCAGCAGCCGAGGCCCATAGCGCGCACAACTACCACCCCCTGCCGGTGGTGGTCGCGACCGCCGAGGGCGCGTGGATGACGGATGTCGAGGGGAACCGCTACCTCGACATGCTGGCCGGCTACTCCGCCCTCAACTTCGGTCACGGCAACCGGCGGCTGATCGACGCCGCCAAGGCGCAGCTGGAGCGCGTCACCCTGACCTCCCGGGCGTTCCACCACGACCGGTTCGCCGACTTCTGCACCCAGCTGGCCGAGCTGTGCGGCATGGAGATGGTGCTGCCGATGAACACCGGCGCGGAGGCGGTGGAGACGGCCGTGAAGACGGCCCGCAAGTGGGGCTACCGGGTCAAGGGCGTCCCGGACGGCAAGGCGAAGATCGTCGTCGCGGACAACAACTTCCACGGCCGCACCACGACCGTCGTCAGCTTCTCCACCGACCCCGAGGCCCGGGCGGACTTCGGCCCGTACACCCCCGGGTTCGAGATCGTCCCCTACGGGGACCTCGCGGCGCTGGAGGCGGCCCTGGACGAGCACACCGTCGCGGTGCTGCTGGAGCCGATCCAGGGCGAGGCGGGCGTCCTGGTGCCGCCGCCCGGCTATCTGGCGGGGGTGCGGGAGGCCACCCGGGCCCGGAACATCCTCTTCATCGCGGACGAGATCCAGGCGGGTCTGGGCCGTACCGGCAGGACCTTCGCCTGTGAGCACGAGGACGTCGTCCCCGACATGTACGTGCTCGGCAAGGCGCTGGGCGGCGGTGTGGTACCGGTCTCCGCGGTGGTCTCCACCCGCGAGGTGCTGGGCGTGTACCGGCCCGGCGAGCACGGGTCCACCTTCGGCGGCAACCCGCTGGCCTGCGCCGTCGCGCTGGAGGTGATCGCGATGCTGCGGACCGGCGAGTACCAGCGGCGGGCCGCCGAACTCGGTGACCACCTGCACCGCGAGCTGAACCTGCTGGCCGGCGGCGGGGCCGTACGGGCGGTGCGCGGCCGCGGTCTGTGGGCGGGCGTGGACATCGACCCGGCGCACGGCACCGGCCGGGAGGTGTCCCGGCGGCTGATGGACCGGCGGGTGCTGGTGAAGGACACCCACGGCAGCACGATCCGCATCGCGCCGCCGCTGGTGATCACCAAGGAGGACCTGGACTGGGGGCTGGAGCAGCTGCGCCAGGTACTCGCCGGCTGA
- a CDS encoding glutathionylspermidine synthase family protein, with translation MRRQTITPRPGWQQTVEAQGLIYPLTRHPDGSLRPYWDESAYYVFSLPEVEALEEVVEELHRMCLAAAGHIVEHRRFADLGITDPALAELITEAWRRRDELPSLYGRFDLRYDGSGPAKLLEYNADTPTSLVEAAGPQWFWMEDRFPGADQWNSLHERLVAAWKRQSPLLPPGAPVHFAHSTADELGEDLMTVAYLRETAAQAGLDTRAIAMEEIGWDRLSGRFVDLRMGFIRACFKLYPWEWLVRDRFGDRALATLDNGGGTGSTLWIEPVWKMLLSNKALLAVVWELYPDHPNLLPAYLDGPRELARTTGYVAKPLLGREGSGVTVHPAGPGPAARDEPPRPPGPSGAPDPSEAYCYQALAPLPAFDGNHVVLGAWVVEGEAAGLGIRESSGLITDEYARFLPHIIR, from the coding sequence ATGCGCAGACAGACCATCACCCCGCGCCCCGGCTGGCAGCAGACCGTCGAGGCCCAGGGGCTCATCTACCCGCTCACCCGGCACCCGGACGGCTCGCTGCGCCCGTACTGGGACGAGAGCGCCTACTACGTCTTCTCGCTGCCCGAGGTCGAGGCGCTGGAGGAGGTGGTGGAGGAGCTGCACCGGATGTGCCTGGCCGCCGCCGGCCACATCGTGGAGCACCGCCGCTTCGCCGACCTGGGGATCACCGACCCCGCGCTGGCGGAGCTGATCACCGAGGCGTGGCGGCGCCGCGACGAACTCCCCTCGCTGTACGGCAGGTTCGACCTGCGGTACGACGGGAGCGGCCCGGCGAAGCTGCTGGAGTACAACGCCGACACCCCCACCTCGCTGGTGGAGGCCGCCGGACCGCAGTGGTTCTGGATGGAGGACCGTTTCCCCGGCGCCGACCAGTGGAACTCCCTCCACGAACGGCTGGTGGCCGCGTGGAAGCGGCAGAGCCCGCTGCTGCCGCCGGGCGCGCCGGTGCACTTCGCGCACTCCACCGCCGACGAGCTGGGCGAGGACCTGATGACCGTCGCCTACCTGCGGGAGACGGCCGCGCAGGCCGGCCTGGACACCCGGGCGATCGCCATGGAGGAGATCGGCTGGGACCGGCTCTCGGGACGGTTCGTGGACCTGCGGATGGGGTTCATCCGCGCCTGTTTCAAGCTGTACCCGTGGGAGTGGCTGGTCCGCGACCGGTTCGGGGACCGGGCGCTGGCCACCCTGGACAACGGCGGCGGCACCGGCAGCACGCTGTGGATCGAACCGGTCTGGAAGATGCTGCTCTCCAACAAGGCGCTGCTGGCGGTGGTCTGGGAGCTGTACCCGGACCACCCCAACCTCCTCCCGGCCTACCTCGACGGCCCGCGCGAACTGGCCCGTACCACGGGCTACGTGGCCAAGCCGCTGCTGGGGCGGGAGGGCTCCGGGGTGACCGTGCACCCGGCCGGGCCCGGCCCGGCGGCCCGCGACGAGCCGCCCCGGCCGCCCGGGCCGTCCGGAGCCCCCGACCCCTCCGAGGCGTACTGCTACCAGGCGCTGGCGCCGCTCCCCGCGTTCGACGGCAACCACGTGGTGCTGGGCGCCTGGGTGGTGGAGGGGGAGGCCGCGGGGCTCGGCATCCGCGAGTCGTCCGGGCTGATCACCGACGAGTACGCGCGCTTCCTGCCGCACATCATCCGCTGA
- a CDS encoding succinate dehydrogenase hydrophobic membrane anchor subunit, protein MSADTTPANDVNTVNDSVSLYDVDNPAPLIEPPRARTARTPRATRTNFELYGWLFMRLSGILLVVLVLGHLIIQLVVDGGVTKIGFAFVAGRWASPFWQTWDLLMLWLATLHGANGLRTVINDYAERDSTRLWLKALLYTAAAFTILLGTLVIFTFDPNIR, encoded by the coding sequence ATGTCCGCCGATACGACCCCCGCGAACGACGTGAACACCGTGAACGACTCGGTCAGCCTGTACGACGTGGACAACCCGGCGCCGCTCATCGAGCCGCCCCGGGCCCGCACCGCGAGGACCCCGCGCGCCACCCGGACCAACTTCGAGCTGTACGGATGGCTGTTCATGCGGCTGTCCGGCATCCTGCTCGTCGTCCTGGTCCTGGGCCACCTGATCATCCAGCTGGTGGTCGACGGTGGCGTGACCAAGATCGGCTTCGCCTTCGTCGCCGGTCGCTGGGCCTCGCCGTTCTGGCAGACCTGGGACCTGCTCATGCTGTGGCTGGCCACGCTGCACGGCGCGAACGGCCTGCGCACGGTGATCAACGACTACGCGGAGCGGGACTCCACCCGCCTGTGGCTGAAGGCGCTGCTGTACACCGCGGCGGCCTTCACCATCCTGCTGGGCACGCTGGTGATCTTCACCTTCGACCCGAACATCCGCTAG
- a CDS encoding succinate dehydrogenase iron-sulfur subunit: MSTAATLDKTAGAAPQGAAASPYITVTFRIRRFNPEVSDESTWQDFQIEIDPKERVLDALHKIKWDLDGSLTFRRSCAHGICGSDAMRINGRNRLACKTLIKDVNPHKPITVEAIKGMTVLKDLVVDMEPFFQAYRDVMPFLITSGNEPTRERLQSAEDRERFDDTTKCILCAACTSSCPVFWNDGQYFGPAAIVNAHRFIFDSRDEAAEQRLEILNDNNGVWRCRTTFNCTDACPRGIEVTKAIQEVKRALITRRF; this comes from the coding sequence ATGAGCACCGCAGCAACGCTCGACAAGACCGCGGGCGCCGCGCCCCAGGGCGCCGCGGCCTCGCCGTACATCACGGTGACCTTCCGCATCCGCCGGTTCAACCCGGAGGTCTCGGACGAGTCGACCTGGCAGGACTTCCAGATCGAGATCGACCCCAAGGAGCGGGTCCTCGACGCCCTGCACAAGATCAAGTGGGACCTGGACGGTTCGCTGACCTTCCGGCGCTCCTGCGCGCACGGCATCTGCGGTTCGGACGCCATGCGGATCAACGGCCGGAACCGGCTGGCGTGCAAGACGCTGATCAAGGACGTCAACCCGCACAAGCCGATCACGGTCGAGGCCATCAAGGGCATGACGGTCCTGAAGGACCTCGTCGTGGACATGGAGCCGTTCTTCCAGGCGTACCGCGACGTGATGCCGTTCCTGATCACCTCCGGCAACGAGCCGACGCGCGAGCGTCTGCAGTCGGCGGAGGACCGGGAGCGCTTCGACGACACCACCAAGTGCATCCTGTGCGCCGCGTGCACCTCGTCCTGCCCGGTGTTCTGGAACGACGGCCAGTACTTCGGCCCGGCGGCGATCGTCAACGCGCACCGCTTCATCTTCGACTCGCGTGACGAGGCGGCGGAGCAGCGGCTGGAGATCCTCAACGACAACAACGGTGTGTGGCGCTGCCGCACCACCTTCAACTGCACCGACGCGTGCCCGCGCGGCATCGAGGTCACCAAGGCCATCCAGGAGGTGAAGCGCGCGCTGATCACGCGGCGCTTCTGA
- a CDS encoding D-alanyl-D-alanine carboxypeptidase family protein — translation MPVSKPSPSVASAAALTVAVSLLLGAAPAHAAGPSGAPRAEPEPPVKMSTVGGERLGRPGTQVAPRPGAPALPKGLSGRSWLVADATTGEVLAAHNAHWRLAPASTLKMLFADTLLPRFPKDRVHTVRPSDLAGIGEGSSLVGIKEHLSYSVHDLWLGVFLKSGNDAVHVLSAMNGGKERTVRDMQAHARELNALDTQVVSPDGYDEKGQVSSAYDLTLFARAGLRRADFREYCSTAVARFPGLVKKPGKGAKRGKRPEREYFAIQNTNRLLTGAGVPAYRGIGGVKNGSTTNAGNTFTGVAKRGNRELLVTVMNPAKKEAYQVYKETALLFDWGFAAAGSVDPVGTLVAPGAAGAKDAKNPQPAGGRNTGPRHTVGTTATAARADSGPDSGDGVWTAAGVTAGALVVVGAGVYAVRRRHPLPAAVRRRDTDGG, via the coding sequence ATCCCCGTGTCCAAGCCCTCACCTTCGGTCGCGAGCGCCGCGGCCCTGACGGTCGCCGTCTCCCTGCTGCTCGGTGCGGCCCCGGCCCACGCCGCCGGCCCCTCCGGCGCCCCGCGGGCCGAACCGGAACCGCCGGTGAAGATGTCCACGGTCGGCGGGGAGCGGCTCGGCCGCCCCGGCACCCAGGTGGCACCGCGCCCGGGCGCCCCGGCGCTGCCCAAGGGCCTGTCCGGGCGGTCCTGGCTGGTCGCGGACGCCACCACCGGCGAGGTGCTCGCCGCGCACAACGCGCACTGGCGGCTGGCCCCGGCCAGCACCCTGAAGATGCTCTTCGCCGACACCCTGCTGCCCCGGTTCCCCAAGGACCGGGTGCACACGGTGCGGCCCTCGGACCTGGCGGGCATCGGTGAGGGCAGCAGCCTGGTCGGCATCAAGGAGCACCTGAGCTACTCGGTGCACGACCTGTGGCTGGGCGTCTTCCTGAAGTCCGGGAACGACGCGGTCCACGTGCTCTCCGCGATGAACGGCGGCAAGGAGCGGACCGTACGGGACATGCAGGCGCACGCCAGGGAGCTGAACGCCCTGGACACCCAGGTCGTCAGCCCCGACGGTTACGACGAGAAGGGCCAGGTCAGCTCGGCGTACGACCTGACGCTGTTCGCCCGCGCCGGGCTGCGCCGGGCGGACTTCCGGGAGTACTGCTCGACCGCCGTCGCACGGTTCCCGGGGCTGGTGAAGAAGCCGGGCAAGGGGGCGAAGCGGGGCAAGAGGCCGGAGCGCGAGTACTTCGCCATCCAGAACACCAACCGGCTGCTGACCGGCGCCGGCGTGCCCGCCTACCGGGGCATCGGCGGGGTGAAGAACGGCAGCACCACCAACGCGGGCAACACCTTCACCGGGGTCGCCAAGCGGGGGAACCGGGAGCTGCTGGTGACGGTGATGAACCCGGCGAAGAAGGAGGCGTACCAGGTCTACAAGGAGACCGCGCTGCTCTTCGACTGGGGCTTCGCCGCGGCCGGCTCGGTCGATCCGGTGGGCACCCTGGTGGCGCCGGGCGCCGCCGGGGCGAAGGACGCGAAGAACCCGCAGCCGGCGGGCGGGCGGAACACCGGTCCCCGGCACACCGTGGGCACCACCGCCACTGCGGCGCGGGCGGACTCCGGGCCGGACTCCGGCGACGGGGTGTGGACGGCCGCCGGGGTCACGGCCGGGGCTCTGGTGGTCGTGGGGGCGGGGGTGTACGCGGTGCGGCGCCGTCATCCGCTGCCGGCGGCGGTGCGGCGCCGGGACACGGACGGGGGCTGA